In a genomic window of Pseudomonas sp. TH06:
- a CDS encoding YbjQ family protein: protein MIISTTHAIEGRQITAYLDIVSAESVQGVNVIRDMFAGMRDFFGGRSQTLERALKEARIQATDEIRERARALQADAVVGVDFEISMPGGKGGMVVVFATGTAVKLR from the coding sequence ATGATTATTTCCACCACTCACGCCATTGAAGGGCGCCAGATCACCGCGTATCTGGACATTGTCAGTGCCGAGTCGGTGCAGGGCGTCAATGTGATCCGCGACATGTTCGCCGGTATGCGCGACTTCTTTGGTGGGCGGTCGCAGACGCTGGAGCGGGCGTTGAAAGAAGCGCGTATTCAGGCCACCGATGAAATCAGGGAGCGGGCGCGTGCTCTGCAAGCGGATGCGGTGGTCGGCGTGGATTTCGAGATCAGCATGCCTGGCGGCAAGGGCGGCATGGTTGTGGTGTTTGCGACTGGTACGGCGGTCAAGTTGCGTTGA